In Geobacillus kaustophilus, a genomic segment contains:
- a CDS encoding type II toxin-antitoxin system VapC family toxin, producing MSFVMTYEDAIDEHFGQASIYIDACFILAYMDSNDPRGDKVCEILQKWHNEGITKLGISTHVFGEVVHNLFIQEILVPLEIYHKNQSHLRSKSRHNHHLGESEESVSFLYNVWKKQIPSFYKKNVFINVSELIKLVKMNYPSKRNKLQIFYNNSIDRYNEFLSALRHHFHIEFLTTDAHIQDLALAQMRLFQLEAYDALHYAIATYHHYDYFATLDGDFVHTLYHQDPDPASITKIIKIA from the coding sequence ATGTCTTTTGTGATGACATATGAAGATGCCATAGATGAACATTTTGGACAAGCGTCTATATACATCGATGCTTGTTTTATTTTGGCCTATATGGACTCCAATGATCCAAGGGGAGATAAGGTATGTGAAATCCTTCAAAAGTGGCATAACGAAGGTATAACGAAATTAGGGATCAGTACACATGTATTTGGGGAAGTAGTACATAACTTATTCATTCAAGAAATTCTAGTACCATTAGAAATCTACCATAAAAATCAATCCCATTTACGTTCAAAGTCTCGCCATAATCATCACCTTGGGGAATCAGAAGAAAGCGTATCCTTCCTATATAACGTTTGGAAAAAACAGATTCCAAGTTTCTACAAGAAGAACGTTTTTATTAATGTTTCAGAATTAATCAAATTAGTGAAGATGAATTATCCCTCAAAAAGAAACAAGTTGCAAATCTTCTACAACAATTCCATTGACCGATATAATGAATTTTTATCTGCCCTAAGGCACCATTTCCACATTGAATTCCTAACAACAGATGCCCACATTCAAGATTTAGCCTTGGCTCAAATGCGGTTGTTCCAGCTCGAAGCCTATGATGCCTTGCATTATGCCATTGCAACATACCACCATTATGACTACTTCGCTACGCTTGATGGCGATTTTGTCCATACTCTTTACCACCAAGACCCCGACCCAGCGTCGATTACAAAGATTATAAAAATCGCCTAG
- a CDS encoding M20 family metallopeptidase: MINEEIKRLVDEVKADVIAWRRHLHANPELSFEEEKTAQFVYDTLQSFGNFQLSRPTKTSVMARLIGKQPGRVVAIRADMDALPIQEENTFEFASNNPGVMHACGHDGHTAMLLGTAKIFSQLRDQINGEIRFLFQHAEELFPGGAEEMVQAGVMDGVDVVIGTHLWSPLERGKIGIVYGPMMAAPDRFFIRIIGKGGHGAMPHQTIDAIAIGAQVVTNLQHIVSRYVDPLEPVVLSVTQFVAGTAHNVLPGEVEIQGTVRTFDAELRQTIPQWMERIVKGITEAHGASYEFQFDYGYRPVVNYDEVTRVIEETARELFGDEAIARLKPNMGGEDFSAFLQKAPGSFFYVGAGNKEKGIVYPHHHPRFTIDEDALEIGVQLFVAATLKLLAGAE, encoded by the coding sequence ATGATAAACGAAGAGATCAAACGGCTGGTCGATGAAGTGAAAGCGGATGTCATCGCCTGGCGCCGCCATTTGCACGCCAATCCAGAGCTGTCTTTTGAGGAGGAAAAAACGGCGCAGTTCGTTTATGACACGCTGCAGTCGTTCGGGAATTTCCAGCTTTCCCGGCCGACGAAAACGAGCGTCATGGCGCGGCTCATTGGCAAACAGCCGGGCCGGGTCGTCGCCATCCGCGCCGATATGGATGCGCTGCCGATTCAAGAGGAAAACACGTTTGAGTTTGCCTCGAACAACCCCGGCGTCATGCATGCGTGCGGGCATGACGGCCATACGGCGATGCTGTTGGGGACGGCGAAAATTTTTTCGCAGCTGCGCGACCAAATCAACGGCGAGATTCGCTTTTTGTTCCAACATGCGGAAGAACTGTTCCCCGGCGGGGCGGAAGAAATGGTGCAGGCCGGCGTCATGGACGGGGTGGACGTTGTCATCGGCACTCACCTTTGGTCGCCGCTTGAGCGCGGAAAAATCGGCATTGTGTATGGGCCGATGATGGCCGCACCCGACCGGTTTTTCATCCGCATCATCGGCAAAGGCGGCCACGGGGCGATGCCGCACCAAACGATCGATGCGATCGCCATCGGCGCCCAAGTCGTGACGAACTTGCAACATATCGTCTCACGCTACGTTGACCCGCTCGAGCCAGTCGTTCTGTCCGTGACGCAATTTGTCGCCGGTACGGCGCATAACGTCCTGCCTGGGGAGGTCGAAATTCAAGGGACGGTGCGGACGTTTGATGCGGAGCTGCGGCAGACGATCCCGCAATGGATGGAGCGCATTGTCAAAGGCATTACCGAAGCGCACGGCGCTTCGTACGAGTTTCAATTTGACTACGGCTACCGCCCGGTCGTCAACTACGATGAAGTGACCCGCGTCATCGAAGAAACAGCGCGCGAGCTGTTTGGCGATGAAGCCATCGCCCGCCTGAAGCCGAACATGGGCGGCGAGGATTTCTCGGCCTTCTTGCAAAAAGCGCCGGGCAGCTTTTTCTACGTCGGCGCTGGAAACAAAGAAAAAGGCATCGTTTATCCGCATCACCACCCACGCTTTACGATTGACGAGGATGCACTTGAGATTGGGGTGCAGCTGTTTGTCGCGGCGACGTTGAAACTGTTGGCGGGGGCGGAGTAA
- a CDS encoding UDP-glucose dehydrogenase family protein, translating into MKITIAGAGYVGLVTAACLADKGHDVICVDVDEEKIRLLNKGIVPIYEPGLEPLIERNSARLRFTTNDVEAYQQAEVIMIAVGTPPLPDGSVHLDAVWKALGRIVLAVERDCLVAIKSTVPVGTGDEAARFVAENGRPGVRIDIVSNPEFLSQGTAVRDTLQAPRIVLGVESERAERVMKDLYAPFALPYVVTDRRSAEMIKYAANVFLALKISYINEIANVCELVGADVQAVAEAIGMDPRIGRRFLRAGVGYGGSCLPKDAKALYALAASHGYSLKTVWAAMDVNEKQKWKLLDKARPYIRDFRNRTVAVLGAAFKPGTDDVRESPALANIERLIAEGAAVRVWDPAALGHVARCFGDAVVGCKTIEEAIRGADVCFIFTEWPAVLQFDLHRYKGLMKTPIVVDGRNCYDLRAAEAAGLIYESIGRPAVGGWQSAMKETVEHHE; encoded by the coding sequence GTGAAAATCACGATCGCCGGGGCGGGGTATGTGGGGCTGGTGACCGCCGCCTGTCTGGCTGATAAAGGCCATGATGTCATATGCGTGGACGTGGATGAGGAAAAAATTCGCTTGTTAAATAAAGGGATCGTTCCGATTTATGAGCCGGGACTTGAACCGCTCATCGAACGAAACAGCGCCCGCCTTCGCTTTACGACCAACGATGTGGAAGCGTATCAGCAGGCGGAAGTGATTATGATCGCTGTCGGCACCCCGCCGCTTCCGGACGGTTCCGTGCATCTTGACGCTGTTTGGAAGGCGCTCGGCCGCATCGTGCTGGCGGTGGAGCGCGACTGTCTCGTGGCGATCAAATCAACGGTGCCCGTCGGCACAGGGGATGAGGCCGCGCGCTTTGTAGCTGAAAACGGACGCCCTGGGGTGCGCATCGACATCGTTTCCAATCCGGAGTTTCTCTCACAAGGAACAGCCGTGCGCGATACGCTGCAGGCGCCGCGCATCGTGTTGGGGGTGGAATCGGAGCGCGCCGAGCGGGTGATGAAGGACCTGTACGCCCCGTTTGCCCTCCCGTACGTCGTGACGGACCGAAGAAGCGCAGAGATGATCAAATACGCCGCCAATGTGTTTTTGGCGCTGAAAATTTCCTACATCAACGAGATCGCCAACGTCTGTGAACTGGTCGGCGCTGATGTTCAGGCGGTGGCGGAAGCGATCGGCATGGATCCGCGCATTGGCCGCCGCTTTTTGCGCGCGGGCGTCGGCTATGGGGGCTCGTGCTTGCCGAAAGATGCGAAGGCGCTTTACGCGTTGGCTGCTTCCCATGGCTATTCGCTCAAAACCGTGTGGGCGGCGATGGACGTCAATGAGAAACAAAAGTGGAAGCTCCTTGACAAAGCGCGTCCGTATATCAGAGATTTTCGCAACCGGACTGTTGCCGTCCTTGGCGCCGCATTCAAGCCCGGCACGGACGATGTGCGCGAATCGCCGGCATTGGCGAACATCGAACGCCTGATCGCCGAAGGAGCCGCCGTGCGCGTCTGGGACCCAGCTGCCCTCGGACATGTCGCCCGTTGCTTTGGCGATGCGGTTGTTGGTTGCAAAACGATTGAGGAAGCGATTCGCGGAGCGGATGTTTGTTTCATTTTCACCGAATGGCCGGCCGTGCTCCAGTTTGACCTTCACCGCTACAAGGGGCTCATGAAGACGCCAATCGTGGTGGACGGGCGCAACTGTTACGACTTGAGGGCAGCCGAAGCAGCCGGCCTGATCTACGAATCAATCGGGCGGCCAGCGGTGGGTGGATGGCAAAGCGCGATGAAGGAAACGGTGGAGCATCACGAATGA
- a CDS encoding ISL3 family transposase gives MYSQFIKELIDLPDVLIQKVRKEGDRWIFELSLPEQCPLCPVCLKRTIKMTGKKKQWMHGYAQRIGIFWIELPVERRRCSTCGMTFSTSYPGISPRSVATDAFQQWVAQSCIGTSIQAVARMLKLPYTTVERWFYTHAPSFLSNDIQPKAVCVDEFAFRKGHDYGVAIMDAETGEVYAIEAGKNEEAIRRALAHVSRSVQYVVSDLAPAMKKAIQGGCPEATHVVDYFHVIQLFTDALDRCRKYVDKGSRKHGNVRYVCRLLSTCPEKLTEEERQIVREWCNESDDLKSVYQSLQHFRYVSKSKDEQQAKRRLESWIHRYSFCPCSVVRAIAKALVKRTEEIVSCILSPYSNGKMEGTNNKIKLIKRRGYGYRNIQRFALRVRLETTNIL, from the coding sequence ATGTACTCTCAGTTTATCAAAGAACTTATCGATTTACCAGATGTTTTGATTCAAAAGGTGCGAAAAGAAGGAGATCGTTGGATTTTCGAACTTTCTCTACCTGAACAATGCCCATTATGTCCCGTCTGCTTGAAACGCACGATCAAAATGACAGGAAAAAAGAAGCAATGGATGCATGGCTATGCTCAACGAATCGGGATTTTTTGGATTGAACTTCCTGTCGAGCGCAGACGTTGTAGTACGTGTGGCATGACGTTCAGCACGTCTTATCCAGGAATCTCCCCTCGAAGTGTGGCAACAGACGCTTTTCAGCAATGGGTGGCGCAATCTTGCATCGGGACATCCATTCAGGCAGTAGCTCGGATGCTCAAACTCCCTTACACGACCGTGGAACGTTGGTTTTATACCCATGCCCCTTCCTTCCTATCGAATGATATCCAACCAAAGGCGGTTTGTGTCGATGAATTTGCCTTTCGAAAAGGGCATGACTACGGAGTGGCGATCATGGATGCCGAGACGGGAGAAGTGTATGCCATCGAAGCTGGAAAGAACGAGGAAGCCATCAGACGTGCGTTGGCGCATGTGTCTCGTTCTGTTCAGTATGTCGTAAGCGATTTAGCCCCAGCGATGAAAAAAGCCATTCAAGGGGGTTGCCCAGAGGCGACACACGTGGTCGATTATTTCCATGTCATTCAGCTGTTTACGGATGCTTTAGATCGTTGCCGCAAATATGTAGACAAAGGAAGCAGGAAACACGGAAATGTTCGTTACGTTTGCCGTTTATTGAGCACATGCCCAGAGAAATTGACGGAGGAAGAACGTCAAATCGTACGAGAATGGTGTAATGAAAGCGATGACTTAAAGTCGGTCTACCAATCGCTCCAACATTTTCGTTATGTGTCCAAAAGCAAAGACGAGCAACAGGCGAAACGACGTTTGGAGTCTTGGATTCATCGGTATTCGTTTTGTCCTTGTTCGGTTGTGCGCGCGATTGCAAAAGCGCTCGTCAAGCGAACAGAAGAAATCGTTTCTTGCATTTTATCCCCTTACTCGAATGGGAAAATGGAAGGAACGAACAACAAGATCAAGCTGATCAAACGTCGAGGATATGGATACAGAAATATCCAGCGTTTTGCATTACGGGTTCGGTTAGAAACGACTAACATACTTTAA
- a CDS encoding N-acetylmuramoyl-L-alanine amidase: MRRGGWLAASFCLLCLFALLWPSGAKGENGTEETKRLAVVMADRVNVRQGPGVPYRPMANIRRGEVYRVVDVKDGWVKIEWENNRTGWMAEPYAVFVQRAEVVQENRLRLRQEPGAKARILGHLTQGETVWVIGEEGGWKKVVAEDAVGWVAASYLAPAENRSVSQSEGVVDTDSLNVRAAPSLDAERIGRLLRGDRVKIVETKQDWHKIIARSGLAGWVAADYIGVESEKAAKNQEGAVDASVPPSIIRLGGPQSYVSRWTPGPVQPLAGKTIVLDAGHGGKDSGAQSVDGIKEKELTLETVKLLKNKLQSYGARVVLTRDGDDYVPLSARVAAARLYQADAFISLHYDSAADRQASGITIYYYDRLADYRLAQSFEQPFSQFVLLPFRGVAFGDYYVLRENERPSVLLELGYLSNPSDAGTVAGDGYREAVTTAMVHAVLRYFE; encoded by the coding sequence ATGAGGCGGGGGGGATGGCTCGCCGCATCGTTTTGTCTGCTTTGCTTGTTTGCACTCCTTTGGCCGTCGGGAGCGAAAGGGGAAAATGGCACGGAAGAAACGAAGCGCTTGGCGGTCGTGATGGCGGATCGCGTCAACGTCCGCCAAGGACCGGGGGTGCCGTATCGGCCGATGGCGAACATCCGCCGCGGCGAAGTATACCGGGTGGTGGATGTGAAAGACGGCTGGGTGAAAATTGAATGGGAGAACAATCGGACCGGGTGGATGGCCGAGCCGTACGCCGTCTTTGTGCAACGCGCCGAGGTGGTGCAAGAAAATCGGCTCCGCCTGCGGCAGGAGCCGGGTGCGAAAGCCCGCATTCTCGGCCATTTGACGCAAGGGGAGACGGTGTGGGTGATTGGTGAAGAAGGAGGGTGGAAAAAAGTAGTGGCGGAAGATGCCGTCGGTTGGGTCGCTGCCTCGTATTTGGCGCCAGCTGAGAACCGCTCTGTTTCGCAGTCGGAAGGAGTGGTGGACACCGATTCGCTCAACGTGCGGGCGGCGCCATCATTGGACGCAGAACGGATCGGGCGTCTGTTGCGCGGCGATCGCGTCAAGATTGTCGAAACAAAACAAGACTGGCATAAGATCATCGCCCGTTCGGGCCTGGCCGGCTGGGTGGCGGCTGATTACATCGGCGTGGAAAGTGAAAAGGCCGCCAAAAATCAAGAAGGGGCGGTGGACGCCTCCGTTCCGCCTTCTATTATTCGCCTTGGCGGCCCGCAAAGCTACGTGAGCCGCTGGACGCCAGGCCCCGTTCAACCGTTGGCTGGAAAAACGATCGTTCTTGACGCCGGGCATGGCGGCAAAGACAGCGGGGCGCAAAGCGTCGATGGCATCAAGGAAAAGGAGTTGACGTTGGAAACCGTCAAGCTCTTGAAAAACAAACTGCAGTCGTACGGCGCCCGCGTCGTGTTGACGAGGGATGGCGATGATTATGTGCCGCTGTCGGCGCGCGTCGCCGCCGCCCGCTTGTATCAGGCGGATGCGTTTATCAGCCTGCATTACGACAGCGCCGCTGACCGGCAGGCGAGCGGCATTACGATCTACTATTACGACCGGTTAGCGGATTATAGGTTGGCCCAATCGTTCGAACAGCCGTTTTCGCAATTCGTCCTGCTTCCGTTCCGCGGCGTTGCGTTTGGCGACTATTACGTGCTGCGGGAGAACGAGCGGCCATCCGTGCTGCTCGAACTCGGCTATTTAAGCAACCCGTCCGATGCCGGAACCGTTGCGGGCGATGGCTATCGGGAAGCGGTGACGACGGCAATGGTTCATGCCGTGCTTCGGTATTTTGAATGA
- a CDS encoding plasmid pRiA4b ORF-3 family protein codes for MEEKKLIDLIDELMTKLGSTEPARPRGRWVEATKSKSSPSKKPRRSKTAYQLKISLNGIRPPIWRRVLVPGHATFDQLHLAIQEAMGWEQAHLYEFEFGDIVIGIPDDWDFYEFGKMFEDARRTTLEQWLKKEKQKFQYTYDFGDYWRHTITVEKIETLPKPLERATCLKGKRACPPEDCGGVYGYLELLESAANKDSLADPELRERLDWMYEMKGDDFDPDAFDVEEANKRLAYIQF; via the coding sequence ATGGAAGAAAAAAAACTCATAGATTTGATTGATGAACTGATGACGAAGCTCGGTTCAACGGAGCCTGCCCGCCCACGCGGTCGTTGGGTGGAAGCGACAAAAAGCAAAAGTTCACCGTCGAAGAAACCGCGCCGCTCCAAAACCGCCTACCAGCTGAAAATTTCATTAAACGGCATCCGTCCGCCCATCTGGCGCCGCGTCCTTGTGCCCGGGCACGCCACGTTTGACCAGCTTCATTTGGCCATCCAAGAAGCGATGGGATGGGAGCAAGCGCATTTATATGAATTCGAATTCGGCGATATCGTCATCGGCATTCCCGATGACTGGGACTTTTACGAATTTGGGAAAATGTTCGAAGACGCGCGCCGCACCACGCTCGAACAATGGCTCAAGAAAGAAAAACAAAAATTTCAGTACACGTACGATTTTGGCGACTACTGGCGCCACACCATCACCGTCGAAAAGATCGAGACGCTCCCGAAACCGCTAGAACGCGCCACTTGCCTGAAAGGAAAACGGGCGTGCCCTCCCGAGGATTGCGGCGGCGTCTATGGCTATCTGGAACTGCTCGAGTCAGCCGCAAACAAAGATTCCCTTGCCGACCCAGAACTGCGCGAACGGCTCGACTGGATGTACGAAATGAAAGGCGACGATTTTGACCCGGATGCCTTTGACGTCGAGGAAGCCAACAAGCGGCTGGCCTATATCCAATTTTGA
- a CDS encoding SEC-C metal-binding domain-containing protein, with translation MSIGRNDPCPCGSGKKYKKCCMNKQQQHEIKRMRQRRFFDQKYELSQMVQRFLDESLSYDEREAVTRMFRQMIEQKDHREELKVFETLWRFFLHRYPNGLRGIEWFQEEKGRRLSPELKEMLDRWVRLVPRLVQFVDLHDEGGVAIDRLTGERLLMPYCETLEIVRPWGGMFAFLEPFDGGYYVCGVSSIVDPKGVERAEENIRSLLTQTGWPYDKVAVEHFLDIVDVAYPPMPDDVQEERTRWTYEYECKEAAEAVRKLASIGRAQIDNDDGEKVEGSWCTNVYHYIGLFSPEPIRVFELGGSLSAHRSRLVLSTEKEQTAEQLVSLLRAFGYSLKERKRQTEGILRRKGVENVSFHIDPEPGSPPWAGTLAGLAVQLEKALHVPHEQWNGKTPHEMAREGHVQEVDEWLKVYEFNLFNMQERANLPVSIGVNHIRSRYGLPLSPFDTSHRSSDLWKMKWLGPEETDTLWIRTEWEGMFFTDDLLTFYNEIAMNEKAEEIKETCLLVVLLLCEYMEGRSFSSWGDVGEEDWKQCIVEQIPTRWNSLPWEAVSQALDMLPELAGWLDRRYGTKHRKAVCAVLEDVRSELEHCFALLDEWGTERGEANEKLAVWQFAHSFGLPVPLSVDFSFFRVKYVERGKAVLDWLVHNRTVTWDVPERAEPHLLPGMYIIAVVDRNGKVSDLARAYPPAFSPYLEPWLQALKERPDKVEKELSALQERVRASAARLIRRP, from the coding sequence ATGTCGATCGGTCGAAATGATCCGTGCCCGTGCGGAAGCGGGAAAAAGTATAAGAAGTGCTGCATGAACAAACAACAGCAGCATGAAATCAAGCGGATGCGGCAGCGCCGCTTTTTTGACCAAAAATATGAGCTGTCGCAAATGGTGCAGCGTTTTTTGGATGAATCGCTGTCTTATGATGAACGTGAAGCGGTAACCCGTATGTTTCGCCAAATGATCGAACAAAAGGATCATCGTGAAGAGTTGAAGGTGTTTGAGACGCTTTGGCGCTTTTTTCTCCATCGTTATCCGAATGGATTGCGCGGCATTGAATGGTTTCAAGAGGAAAAAGGGCGTCGCCTGTCTCCAGAACTCAAGGAAATGTTGGACCGCTGGGTTCGGCTTGTGCCGCGCCTTGTGCAATTTGTCGATTTGCATGATGAAGGAGGAGTGGCGATCGACCGGCTGACGGGTGAGAGACTCCTTATGCCGTATTGCGAGACGTTGGAGATTGTTCGTCCGTGGGGCGGCATGTTTGCCTTTTTGGAGCCATTTGACGGCGGGTATTATGTTTGTGGTGTATCATCGATTGTTGATCCGAAGGGCGTGGAACGGGCGGAAGAGAACATTCGCTCCTTGTTGACGCAAACCGGCTGGCCATATGACAAGGTAGCCGTTGAGCATTTTCTCGATATCGTCGATGTAGCTTATCCCCCGATGCCAGACGATGTACAAGAGGAACGAACGCGGTGGACTTATGAATATGAATGTAAGGAAGCCGCTGAGGCAGTGAGGAAGCTCGCTTCGATCGGACGGGCTCAGATTGACAACGACGATGGGGAAAAGGTGGAAGGTTCATGGTGCACCAATGTGTACCATTATATCGGGTTGTTTTCCCCTGAACCGATTCGTGTGTTTGAACTAGGCGGTTCATTATCGGCTCATCGGTCGCGGCTTGTGTTGTCTACTGAGAAGGAACAAACGGCCGAACAGCTTGTGTCGTTGCTGCGGGCGTTCGGGTATTCCCTAAAAGAACGAAAACGGCAGACAGAAGGCATTTTGCGCCGCAAAGGGGTAGAAAACGTTTCGTTTCATATTGATCCAGAGCCCGGCTCTCCTCCTTGGGCTGGGACGCTGGCCGGGCTGGCCGTTCAATTGGAAAAAGCCCTTCATGTCCCGCATGAGCAATGGAATGGGAAAACCCCCCATGAAATGGCGCGTGAAGGGCATGTTCAAGAAGTTGATGAGTGGCTGAAAGTGTATGAATTCAATTTGTTTAACATGCAAGAACGAGCGAATTTGCCGGTGTCCATAGGAGTGAATCACATTCGCTCCCGTTATGGATTGCCTCTATCTCCGTTTGATACGTCGCACCGCTCTTCGGACTTATGGAAAATGAAATGGCTTGGTCCGGAAGAAACCGACACATTGTGGATCCGGACGGAATGGGAAGGAATGTTTTTCACTGATGACTTGTTGACGTTTTATAACGAAATCGCCATGAATGAAAAAGCAGAAGAAATCAAAGAGACATGTTTGCTCGTTGTTCTGCTGCTGTGCGAATATATGGAGGGCCGGTCGTTTTCATCGTGGGGGGACGTAGGAGAAGAAGATTGGAAACAATGCATCGTCGAGCAAATCCCTACAAGATGGAATTCGCTTCCATGGGAAGCAGTGAGCCAAGCGCTTGATATGCTTCCTGAGCTGGCCGGATGGCTGGATCGCCGTTATGGAACGAAGCATCGAAAAGCCGTTTGCGCCGTTTTGGAAGATGTCAGAAGCGAATTGGAACATTGTTTTGCTTTGCTGGATGAATGGGGAACGGAGAGAGGCGAGGCTAATGAGAAACTGGCGGTTTGGCAATTTGCGCATTCGTTTGGCTTGCCCGTTCCTCTTTCCGTTGATTTCTCCTTTTTCCGCGTCAAGTACGTAGAGCGGGGGAAAGCGGTGCTTGATTGGCTTGTCCATAACCGAACGGTGACATGGGATGTTCCGGAGCGAGCAGAGCCGCATCTTTTGCCCGGCATGTATATAATCGCCGTGGTGGATCGCAACGGCAAGGTGAGCGATCTTGCCCGCGCGTACCCGCCGGCTTTCTCTCCGTACTTGGAGCCGTGGCTTCAAGCGCTGAAAGAGCGGCCGGACAAGGTGGAGAAAGAACTGTCCGCGCTTCAAGAGCGAGTGCGTGCATCGGCGGCTCGTTTGATCCGCCGGCCGTAG
- a CDS encoding SEC-C domain-containing protein produces the protein MAAVPRNEPCPCGSGKKYKHCCGKKEAVSIASLIDRELIECMNDMRQFVLQRYEREAEELLGQFPLEEMPEELELGVQIMAVNWMLFCWPLDETGQTIFSAYRKSRHWERWRSSVQAHIERWEGAVPSLGEFIGYDDENRPVVRDLLTGEERNVHLLASYQWPNVIEKGDAVFGFLVPYQEVFTYFTTVFPFPASGKERLLRAIQKEAEWSGQSAASWMGYQFVDVFSAMLLEWLWQFAKQFKWDDPKQADVIRELDENEPEAPAALLNQAFAIWALYCGKTSRLPYSVPVYAAALRHVAGHLMKAEGSDVEDIADRYDVMSQDVRSAALEFFLMAVDDEDDEEWLDDWEEDWFEEDGDELDARIDEWIDDMDLMLMREGWDEKRVNRHIDRAIRSWRKEGLLEGVNEKELREELRDLAWEMFTDRGFI, from the coding sequence ATGGCGGCAGTGCCGCGAAACGAACCATGTCCGTGCGGAAGCGGAAAAAAGTACAAGCATTGTTGTGGAAAAAAAGAGGCGGTGTCGATTGCGTCGTTGATTGACCGTGAGTTGATCGAATGCATGAATGATATGCGTCAGTTTGTCTTGCAGCGGTATGAGAGGGAGGCGGAAGAACTTTTGGGCCAGTTCCCGCTTGAAGAGATGCCGGAGGAACTCGAGCTTGGCGTGCAGATCATGGCGGTGAACTGGATGTTGTTTTGTTGGCCGCTTGATGAAACAGGACAAACGATCTTTTCCGCTTACCGGAAAAGCCGTCATTGGGAGCGGTGGCGCTCGTCCGTTCAAGCTCACATCGAGAGGTGGGAAGGAGCCGTTCCGTCGCTTGGCGAGTTCATCGGCTATGATGATGAAAATCGCCCCGTTGTCCGGGATTTGTTGACGGGAGAGGAAAGGAACGTCCATTTATTGGCTTCCTATCAATGGCCGAACGTGATCGAAAAAGGGGATGCGGTGTTCGGCTTCCTTGTCCCGTACCAGGAAGTGTTCACGTATTTCACGACGGTGTTTCCGTTCCCAGCATCAGGGAAAGAGCGATTGCTTCGGGCGATTCAAAAAGAAGCGGAGTGGAGCGGTCAGTCGGCGGCTTCATGGATGGGTTATCAGTTTGTTGATGTGTTTTCCGCCATGTTGCTGGAGTGGCTTTGGCAGTTTGCCAAACAGTTCAAATGGGATGATCCGAAACAAGCCGACGTCATTCGCGAGCTGGATGAAAACGAGCCGGAGGCGCCAGCGGCGCTGCTCAATCAAGCTTTCGCCATATGGGCGCTCTATTGCGGAAAAACGTCCCGCCTTCCTTATTCTGTTCCCGTCTACGCTGCGGCGCTCCGCCATGTGGCCGGTCATTTGATGAAGGCAGAAGGATCGGATGTGGAAGACATTGCCGATCGGTATGACGTGATGTCCCAAGATGTGCGGTCGGCGGCGTTGGAGTTTTTCCTGATGGCTGTCGATGATGAAGACGACGAGGAATGGCTCGATGACTGGGAGGAAGACTGGTTCGAAGAGGACGGGGATGAGCTCGATGCGCGCATCGATGAATGGATCGATGACATGGATCTTATGTTGATGCGTGAAGGATGGGACGAGAAGCGAGTCAACCGTCATATTGATCGAGCCATCCGTTCGTGGCGGAAAGAAGGGCTGCTTGAGGGAGTGAATGAAAAAGAATTGCGCGAGGAGCTCCGCGATTTAGCGTGGGAGATGTTCACCGATCGGGGCTTCATCTAA